The genomic interval TTGATTGAGTTTAACCAAAACTACGGTTTTAAGACTTTATTTACAATGAATTACAGCTGAAATCAATCATTTCGTCTCATGTTATCCCGATCCCGTTCATCTCTCAAGATTAAACGCAAAGAAGTATCTCCAGTAATGTATCTCCAAGCCCAGTTGAAGAAAACCGCAATTTTATTTCGGACACTTAAAATGAGCATTAAGTGAAGTACCATCCAAACCATCCAAGCAAAATACCCTTGGAATTTAAAATTGGGTAATTCAACAACAGCCTTGTGTTTTCCAACGGTTGCCATGGTTCCTTTGTCTTTGTATTCAAATGCAACTTGCTTTTTTCCAATCCATTTTGCACGGAAATTATTCGCTAGTACTCTTCCTTGATTGATTGCTACGTTTGCTAATTGTGGATGTCCTTGGGGATATTTCTCAGTTTCCATGTAGGAAATATCACCAATAGCATACACATTCTCGTAACCTACAATTTTTGAAAAGTGATCAACCATATAGCGAGCACGAACCATCGTTGCTTTTTCTAAACCAGCCAATACATTTCCTTGAACGCCAGCCGCCCATATCACAGTTTGAGTAGGGATTACCTCTCCTGTTTTTAAGGTTAAATTATGTCCATCAAACGTGGAAACAACTGTTGAAGTTCTGACATCGATTCCCATTCCTTCCAAATATTTACGAGACCAAGCGCGCGATTTATCACTCATGGCATTCAATGTATTCGGACTTCCTTCCAACAAAATAATTTTTAATCGAGAGAAATCATAGTTTGGGTAATCGTGTGGTAGCACTTTGGTTTTCATTTCGGCAAAAGCTCCAGAAAGCTCTACACCTGTTGGACCTGCACCCACAATCACCAAATTCATCAATTCATCTTGTTCCTGTTTATTTTCCACAAACATGATTTTCTCGAACTTCGTGAGGATTGTATTTCGAATGTGAATCGTTTGCTGAGTAGATTTCATAGCCATGGTATGCTTTTCCAATTCCGCATTCCCAAAGAAATTTGTTTTACAACCCGTTGCAATAATCAACTCATCATACCCAATTTCACCCATGGAAGTTTCAATGATATTGTCTTCTGGTCGAATAAGTTCTACTGTCGCATACCGAAATTCCACATTCTTCCTTCGTTTAAAAATTGCTCGAAATGGAAAGGAGATGCTTGAAGGTTCCAGGCGTGCACTTGCCACTTGATAAAATAGCGGTTGAAACATGTGGTGATTTTGCTTATCCACCAAAATTATTTCACAATCGGACTTAGCCAATTTACGAGCGAGATTTAGACCCGCAAAGCCACCACCTATGATGACTATTTTTTTTCGTTTCATGGCCTTGAATTTACCCAATTTTGAGCAGAAAAAATGCTATTTTAGCGTCTAATTTTTGTTAAATTAAACTTACAATTCGATTTTGATTCAGAAATTCACAGACCGTTATTTTTTATAAGCTTTTTGCATCAAGTAATAATCTAAAATCACCAATGCAGCCATTGCTTCCACGATTGGAACAGCTCGAGGAACAACACACGGATCGTGTCTACCTTTCCCCATTAGCTTTACAGCTTCAAAATCTTCGTTGATTGTATCTTGCTCCTGAATTAAAGTTGCTACAGGTTTAAAGGCCACTCTGAAATCGATCGGCATTCCATTGGAAATCCCTCCTTGAATTCCTCCTGAAAAGTTTGTCTTTGTTGTTCCATCAGTTGTAAACAAATCATTGTGTTCAGAACCTTTCATTGAAATCGAATCGAAGCCTGAGCCAAAATCAAAACCTTTCACTGCATTTATCGAAAGCATTGCTTTTCCTAATTCAGTGTGTAATTTATCAAAAACGGGTTCTCCAAGTCCTGTAGGAACTCCCGTAATCACACAACGAATCCCGCCACCAATTGTATCACCCTCTTTTCTTATTTCCCGAATCAAATTCTCCATTTCCACAGCAAGTTCTTCTGAAGGAACACGCACATTATTTGCTTCACTAATTGTTTTCAATTCCGACTTCCATTCTCCTGTCCATTTGAGTGAACCTACTTGATACACAAATGCGTCGATTCGAATGTTTTTTTGAGCCAAAATTTGCTTTGCAATTGCACCAGCTACTACACGACAAGCTGTTTCTCGCGCAGAAGACCTTCCTCCTCCACGGTAATCTCGAATTCCATATTTTTGCTGATATGTGAAATCAGCATGAGAAGGCCTAAATGCTTTTTGAAGTTCCGTGTAATCAGCAGATTTTTGATCTTCATTTTCTATCGTAAATCCAATGGGGGTTCCAGTAGTCTTTCCATCAAAAATACCAGATAAAAACTGAACTTTGTCTGATTCTTTCCGTTGTGTTACGATAGCTGACTGACCTGGTTTTCTTCGGTCTAAATCGTGCTGTATTTGATTATAATCTAACGAAAAACCCGCTGGAATTCCTTCAATGATACCACCAATTGCTTTTCCATGTGATTCACCAAATGTTGTTAGGCGCACCAATGTTCCAAAACTTGAACCTGCCATATGTTTTTTATTACACTACCAAATGTAGTTAATTCAGGAAGAATTGCTTCAAGAATGATTCTCCATTTTGAAAACAGCTCTTTCAAATTGAATAATCTATTCGTTTTTTTGAAAAAAATCCAAATCAGTGATTTTTAAACCAATGACTGTATACCAATGTATTAAAGTGTATTCATTCAATTGATTATAACCTTTGGCAAGGCAATTGGTTTGATAGAATATCAAAAATCAGTGTCATGAAAAAAGAATCTAATCACTTCGCAAAAGTATTCATTCTGTGCCTGCTCATTTTTAGTGTAAACTCAATGCAGGTAAGAAGTTTTGCCCAACGGCCTTATTTTATTCAAAAAAACCAGCAAAAAAAACACCTGTACTACTATTACCCTCAACAGAACATCTATTTCTATCCAAAGGGAAAAGTTTATTTCATTTGGGGAAATACACAATGGAATCGAATCGTTCATCTTCCTTCTAAATATGAGACTATTAACCGAGGAAACACTCCTAAATTCGAGTTAGTAATGGTTACAACTCATCCTTATTATTTCAATGCGGATCATAGAAAGAAGTATGCTAATTATCGTCTATTTAATAATCAAAAAAAGGAATATCATCCTAAAAAAAACAAATGGAGAAATGAATATTACGTGGAAATAAATCCAAAAACGAATCAGAAAAAGGAACTCATTATTGAGGAACATTATGTGGTTAAACATATTCCA from Fluviicola taffensis DSM 16823 carries:
- a CDS encoding NAD(P)/FAD-dependent oxidoreductase yields the protein MKRKKIVIIGGGFAGLNLARKLAKSDCEIILVDKQNHHMFQPLFYQVASARLEPSSISFPFRAIFKRRKNVEFRYATVELIRPEDNIIETSMGEIGYDELIIATGCKTNFFGNAELEKHTMAMKSTQQTIHIRNTILTKFEKIMFVENKQEQDELMNLVIVGAGPTGVELSGAFAEMKTKVLPHDYPNYDFSRLKIILLEGSPNTLNAMSDKSRAWSRKYLEGMGIDVRTSTVVSTFDGHNLTLKTGEVIPTQTVIWAAGVQGNVLAGLEKATMVRARYMVDHFSKIVGYENVYAIGDISYMETEKYPQGHPQLANVAINQGRVLANNFRAKWIGKKQVAFEYKDKGTMATVGKHKAVVELPNFKFQGYFAWMVWMVLHLMLILSVRNKIAVFFNWAWRYITGDTSLRLILRDERDRDNMRRND
- the aroC gene encoding chorismate synthase, translated to MAGSSFGTLVRLTTFGESHGKAIGGIIEGIPAGFSLDYNQIQHDLDRRKPGQSAIVTQRKESDKVQFLSGIFDGKTTGTPIGFTIENEDQKSADYTELQKAFRPSHADFTYQQKYGIRDYRGGGRSSARETACRVVAGAIAKQILAQKNIRIDAFVYQVGSLKWTGEWKSELKTISEANNVRVPSEELAVEMENLIREIRKEGDTIGGGIRCVITGVPTGLGEPVFDKLHTELGKAMLSINAVKGFDFGSGFDSISMKGSEHNDLFTTDGTTKTNFSGGIQGGISNGMPIDFRVAFKPVATLIQEQDTINEDFEAVKLMGKGRHDPCVVPRAVPIVEAMAALVILDYYLMQKAYKK